Proteins encoded within one genomic window of Platichthys flesus chromosome 17, fPlaFle2.1, whole genome shotgun sequence:
- the LOC133972732 gene encoding forkhead box protein H1-like: MQENRTQKFGAELHQRGFFRKSTTYLAKIAVVLQGAPSKMLTFTQLMGRLAPLICEDRKSVENNIRVCLSTHSCFVKIPVVPDSFHSKRNYWKLDPGQITAKMVRRHFKGTLQLFPELACKVEPEDRSSRALKHCSDLHSPEAAACKPAQITRDTKFSSPFSIESLLKRDAPSRPSPLSSGPVRAEQQLRQVRTKRSLSWDSEEHLLLEAPAGSSLICSTGGSTHHELAAKRMHMSTECSFPTYTRAAPYFSSPHSSYITYSLPAFTHDTLCFWL, from the exons ATGCAGGAGAACAGGACCCAGAAGTTTGGAGCCGAGCTGCATCAGCGAGGTTTCTTCAGGAAGAGCACCACCTACCTGGCTAAGATCGCTGTCGTCCTCCAAGGTGCTCCAAGCAAGATGCTCACCTTCACTCAG TTGATGGGCAGGCTGGCCCCACTCATCTGTGAAGACAGGAAATCTGTTGAGAACAACATCAGAGTCTGTTTGTCAACACACTCATGTTTTGTCAAG attccTGTGGTCCCAGATTCATTCCACAGTAAGAGGAACTACTGGAAACTGGACCCCGGTCAGATCACTGCAAAGATGGTGCGGCGTCACTTTAAAGGAACCCTGCAGCTCTTCCCGGAGTTGGCCTGCAAAGTGGAACCAGAGGACAGGAGCAGCAGAGCCTTGAAGCACTGCTCAGATCTCCACTCTCCTGAGGCTGCCGCCTGCAAACCCGCTCAGATCACACGGGACACAAAGTTCAGCAGTCCTTTCTCCATCGAGTCCCTCCTGAAGAGAGACGCTCCCTCCagaccctctcctctctccagtggGCCGGTCAGAGCcgagcagcagctcagacaaGTCAGGACCAAGAGGAGCCTCAGCTGGGACTCTGAGGAGCATCTCCTCCTCGAGGCTCCAGCTGGAAGTTCTCTCATCTGCTCAACAGGGGGCAGCACACACCACGAACTCGCTGCTAAGAGAATGCATATGAGCACAGAGTGTTCATTCCCCACTTACACAAGGGCTGCTCCTTATTTCAGCAGCCCACACAGCAGTTACATCACTTACTCTCTACCAGCATTTACCCATGATACCCTCTGTTTCTGGCTGTGA